One Coffea arabica cultivar ET-39 chromosome 5c, Coffea Arabica ET-39 HiFi, whole genome shotgun sequence DNA window includes the following coding sequences:
- the LOC113689104 gene encoding replication protein A 70 kDa DNA-binding subunit B-like: MARRCLSVHEVNDKMRRWTVLVQVVEKSHVLTSNRSPPIRFQRLVLTDSEGTLVSAVIYGNDIRYFSNLLQPFKRYYITGGIVKKQDAKYKVSDYQFSWMLHNKTLVEECVEPNPPLLPCTFEFTKFEDLFRFANTENVQTVVVTAFATKEQNNGCTTRGFIVVNEEKKPMLLTLWNEFEQNQGTQLANSIGNANVIIGMKLKITTFNYLSLTTKPGSGLLINPPTSEANALKDWYNANKEEIAELIQQMAYKDSSKLLPPPSSNDIISVANALNTLKDVKTAWITGKINLSPRQQKFWFEACENCQKPINVDVGWVMRCSSCKEESRVIARTRVGIAVDDGTGSINTVIFGLDAEKLIPFTALQFWEAHTEELNFSAELASALGKHAIVCFIRYYESNYQGQKEGKYNIVKAYTAEESAHIPMAITTAETNEIIPDQQATVLQPTKKTEFFSPSTKKILDAIAESSTAANELPPAVTTAKRALVFGTVPPGIGLDSAEANTPTLLSTNAPGSPLKKRRDDEL, translated from the exons ATGGCAAGGAGATGTCTATCAGTGCATGAAGTCAACGACAAGATGAGAAGGTGGACAGTGCTTGTGCAAGTTGTGGAGAAATCGCACGTGTTAACCAGTAACAGATCGCCGCCTATCAGATTTCAGCGTCTCGTGTTAACAGATTCTGAG GGGACTCTGGTTTCAGCTGTCATTTATGGAAATGACATTCGCTATTTTTCTAATCTGCTTCAACCATTCAAGCGATACTATATTACTGGTGGGATTGTCAAAAAACAGGATGCAAAGTATAAAGTTAGTGACTATCAGTTCTCATGGATGCTTCATAACAAGACATTAGTTGAAGAGTGTGTCGAACCAAATCCACCACTGCTACCATGCACTTTTGAATTCACCAAATTTGAAGACCTTTTTAGGTTCGCAAACACAGAGAATGTTCAGA CTGTTGTTGTCACTGCATTTGCGACAAAGGAACAGAATAACGGGTGTACAACAAGAGGCTTCATTGTTGTGAATGAAGA GAAAAAGCCAATGCTTCTTACTCTTTGGAATGAGTTCGAACAAAATCAGGGAACACAGCTTGCAAACAGTATTGGGAATGCCAACGTTATCATTGGCATGAAGTTGAAAATCACAACTTTTAATT ACTTATCCCTGACAACCAAGCCTGGGAGTGGCCTTCTGATTAATCCTCCCACTTCTGAAGCAAATGCACTCAAAGATTG GTATAATGCAAATAAAGAAGAAATTGCAGAATTGATACAACAAATGGCATACAAAGATTCATCTAAGCTGCTGCCACCTCCAAGTTCTAACGACATCATCAGTGTAGCCAATGCACTCAACACACTCAAAGAT GTGAAAACAGCTTGGATAACCGGAAAAATCAATTTGTCCCCTAGACAACAAAAGTTCTGGTTTGAAGCATGTGAGAACTGCCAAAAGCCTATCAATGTTGACGTAGGATGGGTTATGAGATGCTCATCTTGCAAAGAAGAGAGCAGAGTTATAGCAAG GACCCGAGTTGGGATTGCTGTTGATGATGGTACGGGCTCCATAAATACCGTTATCTTTGGCCTTGATGCTGAAAAGCTTATCCCATTTACAGCACTTCAATTCTGGGAAGCTCATACTGAG gAGCTTAACTTTTCTGCTGAACTAGCATCTGCACTTGGAAAGCATGCAATTGTGTGTTTCATTCGCTACTATGAGTCAAATTATCAAGGCCAGAAGGAAGGCAAGTATAATATTGTCAAGGCATACACTGCCGAGGAATCAGCTCACATTCCAATGGCCATCACAACTGCAGAAACGAATGAAATAATTCCAGACCAACAAGCTACTGTCCTGCAGCCTACCAAGAAAACTGAATTTTTCAGTCCATCAACCAAAAAAATCCTTGATGCCATTGCTGAATCATCTACTGCTGCAAATGAACTGCCGCCTGCAGTGACAACAGCAAAGAGGGCCTTGGTTTTTGGAACTGTGCCtcctggaattggtttggattctgCTGAAGCTAATACACCTACCTTGCTGTCCACCAATGCACCTGGAAGTCCCTTGAAGAAGCGGCGTGACGATGAACTCTGA
- the LOC140007172 gene encoding uncharacterized protein — MRARFDPSFTDYLLRVGDGTDQTEDDSLIHLPSSILVSNGSQNASLHDLIDVVYPHIHYRSENPALPLNRAILTTKNHFVDEVNDILIDKFPGTAVQYLSFDRALNPNNQVQYEDFLNSLSPSGLPPYKLILKPGVPVILLRNLDPTEGLCNGTRLICKSLSKYVIHAQIAVGDFAGKDVFIHRIPLQPPTDEQYPIPYTRTQFPIRLCFAMTINKAQGQTLDYVGIYLKEPVFSHGQLYVALSRARTASQVKVLIKPRFFDKPRTDQTKNIVFREVLETSRIAAK; from the coding sequence ATGAGGGCTCGATTTGATCCCTCATTCACTGATTACTTATTAAGGGTTGGTGATGGCACTGACCAAACTGAAGATGACAGTCTCATACACCTGCCTTCTTCTATTTTGGTTAGCAACGGTTCACAGAATGCATCACTTCATGACTTGATAGATGTGGTTTATCCCCACATCCATTATAGATCAGAAAATCCTGCCTTGCCATTAAATCGAGCAATCCTCACTACAAAGAATCATTTTGTGGATGAAGTGAATGATATCTTAATTGATAAATTTCCAGGTACAGCAGTACAATATCTGAGTTTCGACCGAGCTTTGAATCCAAACAACCAAGTTCAATATGAAGATTTTTTAAACTCCTTATCTCCCAGTGGCCTTCCACCCTATAAGCTAATCTTGAAACCTGGTGTTCCTGTGATATTGCTTAGGAACCTCGACCCTACTGAGGGTCTTTGCAATGGAACAAGATTAATTTGTAAAAGTTTGAGCAAATATGTCATTCATGCTCAAATAGCTGTAGGAGATTTTGCTGGAAAAGATGTCTTCATCCATAGAATTCCCTTACAACCTCCAACTGATGAACAATATCCTATTCCATATACAAGGACTCAGTTTCCAATTCGCTTGTGCTTTGCCATGACAATAAACAAAGCTCAAGGACAAACGCTTGATTATGTTGGTATCTATTTGAAGGAACCGGTGTTTTCCCATGGGCAGCTCTATGTTGCATTATCACGAGCAAGAACTGCTTCTCAAGTCAAAGTGCTCATTAAACCTCGCTTTTTTGACAAGCCTAGAACAGACCAGACAAAAAATATTGTATTTAGAGAAGTTCTTGAAACTTCTCGCATAGCTGCCAAGTAA